A DNA window from Pseudarthrobacter sp. W1I19 contains the following coding sequences:
- the mshD gene encoding mycothiol synthase, with protein sequence MTPAHPEKWPVHAVQGGVDQQLLKDCRNLLAAAEESDGNPSISEQTLISMRAADSNEHNVLTLALYAPDEDSDPSSGQDLAGFAAVVEEPDGTGVVEIAVHPSYRNQGVADRLVGVLRDRRGFAGLRAWSHGNHEAAADLAARYGYVPVRELWKMRMTTTAADLPDVVLPDGVRIRAFVPGQDEEAWLAANRAAFAHHPEQGSLTRADLDARMAESWFDPAGFLLAVGRDGRLLGYHWTKVHPRHGTHPAVGEIYVVGVTPEAQGSGLGKALTVAGIKHLQSLGLHAVMLYVDADNAPAVALYRRLGFTRWDMDVMYGPAAG encoded by the coding sequence ATGACTCCAGCACACCCTGAGAAGTGGCCCGTCCATGCAGTCCAAGGCGGGGTTGACCAGCAGCTGCTCAAAGACTGCCGCAACCTCCTGGCAGCGGCGGAAGAGTCGGACGGTAACCCGTCCATTTCCGAACAGACCCTGATCAGCATGCGCGCCGCGGATTCCAACGAACACAACGTGCTGACCCTGGCCCTGTACGCCCCGGATGAAGACTCGGATCCCTCCTCCGGCCAGGACCTGGCCGGGTTCGCCGCTGTGGTGGAAGAGCCGGATGGAACCGGGGTGGTGGAGATCGCGGTACATCCCAGTTACCGCAACCAGGGCGTGGCGGACCGCCTGGTAGGCGTGCTGCGCGACCGGCGGGGGTTCGCCGGGTTGAGGGCCTGGTCCCACGGCAACCACGAGGCGGCCGCGGATCTTGCCGCCCGCTACGGCTACGTGCCCGTGCGTGAACTGTGGAAGATGCGGATGACGACGACGGCGGCGGACCTTCCCGACGTCGTCCTCCCGGACGGGGTGCGCATCCGCGCGTTTGTGCCGGGGCAGGATGAGGAGGCCTGGCTGGCGGCCAACCGCGCCGCCTTCGCGCACCACCCGGAGCAGGGCAGCCTCACCCGGGCGGACCTTGATGCCCGCATGGCCGAATCCTGGTTCGATCCGGCGGGCTTCCTCCTGGCGGTTGGCCGGGACGGCCGGCTGCTGGGTTACCACTGGACCAAGGTCCATCCCCGGCACGGAACCCACCCCGCCGTGGGCGAGATCTACGTGGTGGGCGTGACCCCGGAAGCCCAGGGATCGGGTTTGGGCAAGGCCCTCACGGTGGCGGGCATCAAGCACCTGCAGTCCTTGGGGCTGCACGCCGTCATGCTGTACGTCGACGCCGATAACGCGCCGGCGGTTGCCCTGTACCGGCGGCTGGGCTTTACCCGCTGGGACATGGACGTGATGTACGGCCCGGCGGCCGGTTAG
- a CDS encoding response regulator transcription factor, translating into MSHILLLTNSTGSSVDILPALELLNHRVHILPAEPTALLETDPCDIVLLDARKDLVGARSLTQLLKATGLSAPLVLILTEGGMAAVSSAWAVDDIVLESAGPAEVEARIRLSVARAVPDQEDAPSEIRAAGVVIDEASYTARVNGAPLNLTFKEFELLKYLAQHPGRVFTRQQLLTEVWGYDYYGGTRTVDVHVRRLRAKLGADHENLISTVRNVGYRLTLVRQQEDELTEA; encoded by the coding sequence ATGTCGCACATCCTGTTATTGACGAACAGCACCGGTTCTTCGGTGGACATCCTGCCTGCCTTGGAATTGCTGAACCACAGGGTGCACATCCTCCCCGCCGAGCCCACAGCACTGCTGGAGACCGATCCCTGCGACATCGTACTGCTCGATGCCCGCAAGGACCTTGTGGGTGCCCGGTCCCTCACCCAGCTCCTGAAGGCCACCGGCCTCAGTGCACCGCTCGTGCTGATCCTGACTGAAGGCGGCATGGCCGCCGTTTCCTCTGCCTGGGCCGTTGACGACATCGTGCTCGAGTCCGCCGGCCCCGCCGAAGTGGAGGCCCGTATCCGGCTCTCCGTCGCCCGGGCCGTCCCGGACCAGGAGGACGCGCCGTCAGAGATCCGGGCTGCAGGGGTGGTCATCGACGAAGCGAGCTACACCGCCCGGGTGAACGGCGCGCCGCTGAACCTGACGTTCAAGGAGTTCGAGCTCCTGAAGTACTTGGCGCAGCACCCGGGCCGCGTGTTCACGCGCCAGCAGCTCCTCACCGAGGTGTGGGGCTACGACTACTATGGCGGTACCCGCACGGTGGACGTCCATGTCCGGCGCCTGCGGGCCAAGCTGGGCGCCGACCACGAAAACCTCATCAGCACTGTCCGCAACGTCGGCTACCGGCTCACCCTGGTACGGCAGCAGGAAGACGAGCTGACGGAAGCCTGA
- a CDS encoding permease, translating into MTAELQAPARSLGSWTIGVAGLAGLAAIVGGVYASREALVAVAVAIAAGVGIGWPHFLRIPAKKTLAAVIGLAGAGSAVAAAYAPAPGFLDWTPPFIALGIMAVFVVQLIRGTGQAQRLESTLGCSVGVLLSCLGGGWIAGARFNGVREMLLVAAISAAVALLAGLIRWPDSIVAPLGIVLAGLAGPLAGLVLSDIAVLPAAIFGVVVGAVLVSFRRLVTLRGAPLNVPAALSMGLAPVSAVGSLAYFIDKLLIY; encoded by the coding sequence ATGACGGCGGAACTTCAGGCACCCGCGCGCTCCCTGGGTTCATGGACCATTGGCGTGGCGGGCCTTGCCGGACTGGCAGCGATCGTTGGCGGGGTCTATGCGTCCCGGGAGGCCCTTGTGGCCGTTGCAGTGGCCATCGCAGCCGGTGTTGGCATCGGCTGGCCGCATTTCCTCCGGATTCCCGCCAAGAAGACCCTCGCCGCCGTGATTGGCCTGGCCGGCGCCGGATCCGCTGTGGCCGCCGCCTACGCGCCCGCTCCCGGGTTCCTGGATTGGACGCCGCCCTTTATTGCGCTCGGAATCATGGCGGTGTTTGTAGTGCAGCTCATCCGCGGGACCGGTCAGGCGCAGCGGCTGGAGTCCACCCTCGGATGTTCCGTGGGAGTGCTGCTGTCCTGTTTGGGCGGCGGGTGGATCGCCGGTGCAAGGTTCAACGGGGTCCGCGAGATGCTGCTCGTGGCGGCCATCAGCGCGGCGGTTGCCCTGCTGGCGGGGCTGATCCGCTGGCCGGACAGCATCGTGGCTCCCCTGGGGATTGTCCTGGCCGGACTTGCCGGGCCGCTTGCCGGACTGGTTCTTTCCGACATCGCCGTGCTCCCGGCCGCGATTTTCGGTGTGGTGGTGGGTGCTGTGCTCGTGAGCTTCCGCCGTCTTGTTACCCTGCGGGGGGCGCCCCTAAATGTTCCTGCTGCCCTTAGCATGGGGCTGGCGCCTGTTTCGGCAGTAGGTTCTCTGGCCTACTTCATAGACAAACTACTCATCTACTAA
- a CDS encoding FABP family protein — protein sequence MPIDIPTDLTPELVPLSWLIGEWEGRGRLGSGDEDSEHFLQHVSFTHNGLPYLQYRAESWLTDDDGTRLRPLTVETGFWALERKQLDADGGPGLIPADIVPALKSADEVEALRNSEGGFDISVSISHPGGISELYYGQIKGPQIQLTTDMVMRGSHSKDYSAATRIFGLVDGNLLWRWDVAVGGKEGKGLEAHASAFLKKVS from the coding sequence GTGCCGATTGATATTCCCACAGATCTGACTCCAGAACTTGTCCCGCTTTCCTGGCTCATTGGTGAGTGGGAGGGCCGCGGCCGGCTGGGCAGCGGGGACGAGGACTCGGAGCACTTCCTGCAGCACGTGTCGTTCACGCACAACGGGCTGCCGTACCTGCAGTACCGTGCGGAGAGCTGGCTGACGGACGACGACGGCACGCGGCTGCGGCCGCTGACGGTCGAGACCGGCTTCTGGGCACTTGAGCGCAAACAGCTGGATGCCGACGGCGGCCCCGGCCTCATTCCGGCAGACATTGTGCCGGCGCTGAAGAGCGCAGACGAAGTGGAAGCCCTGCGCAACAGCGAGGGCGGCTTCGACATCTCCGTGTCCATTTCGCACCCTGGGGGCATCTCGGAGCTGTACTACGGGCAGATCAAGGGTCCGCAGATCCAGCTCACCACGGATATGGTGATGCGCGGAAGCCATTCCAAGGACTACAGTGCTGCCACGCGGATCTTCGGACTGGTGGACGGAAACCTGCTCTGGCGCTGGGATGTGGCGGTTGGCGGCAAGGAAGGCAAAGGGCTTGAAGCCCATGCGTCTGCCTTCCTCAAAAAAGTATCCTGA
- a CDS encoding flavodoxin family protein, giving the protein MEDPGNLQAPRHGRDYSDLKAVFFNGTLKRSPQTSNTDGLITISRLIMEKQGVSTRVIRTVDHDIASGVYPDMTQYGWPTDEWPQLYPAVQEADIVVVAGPIWLGDNSSQTKKLIERLYAHSGELNSKGQWAFYPKAGGCLITGNEDGIKHCAMNVLYSLQHIGFSIPPQADAGWIGPVGPGPSYLDEGSGGPETDFTNRNATFMTWNLLHLARILKDAGGYPDYGNLPKEWAAGTRFDFENPEYR; this is encoded by the coding sequence ATGGAGGATCCCGGGAACCTGCAGGCGCCGCGGCACGGGCGGGATTACAGCGACCTGAAGGCCGTTTTCTTCAACGGGACCCTCAAGAGATCACCGCAGACCTCCAACACTGACGGCCTGATCACCATCAGCCGTCTGATCATGGAAAAGCAGGGCGTCAGCACACGCGTGATCCGCACCGTGGACCATGACATCGCCAGCGGCGTGTACCCGGACATGACCCAGTACGGCTGGCCCACGGACGAATGGCCCCAGCTGTATCCGGCGGTGCAGGAAGCGGACATCGTGGTGGTGGCCGGGCCCATTTGGCTCGGCGACAACTCCTCCCAGACCAAGAAGCTCATCGAACGCCTTTACGCCCACTCCGGCGAACTCAACAGCAAGGGCCAGTGGGCGTTCTACCCGAAGGCGGGCGGCTGCCTGATCACGGGCAACGAGGACGGCATCAAGCACTGCGCCATGAATGTCCTGTACAGCCTGCAGCACATTGGCTTCAGCATTCCACCGCAGGCGGATGCCGGCTGGATCGGGCCTGTTGGTCCGGGCCCGAGCTACCTTGACGAGGGCTCCGGCGGTCCCGAAACCGACTTCACCAACCGGAACGCCACGTTTATGACCTGGAACCTCCTGCACCTGGCCCGGATCCTCAAGGACGCCGGCGGATACCCGGACTACGGCAATCTCCCCAAGGAATGGGCCGCCGGAACACGCTTCGATTTTGAAAACCCGGAATACCGCTAG
- a CDS encoding folate-binding protein YgfZ has protein sequence MTTPSPLLSRPGAVEAAGADAGVAAHYGEPLREQRALAAGTAVVDLSSRGVVTVTGPDRLSWLNTLSSQQVSGLQPGESSELLLLSVQGRIDFDARVIDDGGSTWLIVEGSEAAPLAEFLNRMKFMLRVEIADVSADWAVVGSTRAVPEWSERLVWQDPWPHVSAGGYSYATVAEENHPGLERPWFEYLVPAAGLEDALDGRALAGVLAAEALRVAAWRPRIGAETDDKTIPHELDLLRTAVHLAKGCYKGQETIARVHNLGHPPRRLVFLQLDGSQHTLPEAGSPVLVGERKVGAVTSVAQHYEMGPVALAVIKRSVAADEILTVLDGDEPYPAAQELIVAPDAGQVVGRQTGFLKGPR, from the coding sequence ATGACTACTCCCAGCCCCCTGTTGTCGCGCCCCGGAGCCGTTGAGGCGGCCGGTGCGGATGCCGGCGTCGCGGCCCACTATGGCGAGCCGCTGCGCGAGCAGCGCGCCCTCGCAGCCGGTACCGCCGTCGTCGACCTCTCCTCCCGCGGCGTGGTGACGGTCACCGGGCCGGACCGCCTGAGCTGGCTCAACACTCTGTCCTCCCAGCAGGTCAGCGGCCTGCAGCCGGGAGAGTCCAGCGAGCTGCTCCTCCTGAGCGTGCAGGGCAGGATTGACTTCGACGCCCGGGTGATTGACGACGGCGGGTCCACCTGGCTGATCGTGGAGGGCTCCGAAGCTGCCCCGCTGGCGGAGTTCCTCAACAGGATGAAATTCATGCTGCGGGTGGAGATCGCCGACGTCTCGGCCGACTGGGCCGTAGTGGGGAGCACCAGGGCTGTTCCCGAGTGGTCGGAACGGCTTGTCTGGCAGGACCCGTGGCCCCATGTATCCGCAGGCGGGTACTCCTACGCAACGGTTGCAGAGGAAAACCATCCCGGGCTCGAGCGCCCGTGGTTTGAATACCTGGTTCCTGCCGCCGGGCTGGAAGATGCTTTGGACGGGCGCGCCCTGGCCGGGGTCCTCGCCGCCGAAGCCCTGCGCGTGGCTGCCTGGCGTCCCCGCATCGGTGCCGAAACGGACGACAAGACCATCCCGCACGAACTGGATCTCCTCCGCACCGCAGTCCACCTGGCCAAGGGCTGCTACAAGGGCCAGGAAACCATCGCGCGCGTGCACAACCTGGGACACCCGCCGCGGCGGCTCGTGTTCCTCCAGCTCGACGGCTCACAGCACACGCTGCCCGAGGCCGGCAGCCCGGTCCTGGTGGGGGAGCGGAAGGTGGGAGCGGTGACGTCCGTGGCGCAGCATTACGAGATGGGCCCGGTTGCCCTGGCAGTCATAAAGCGTTCAGTGGCGGCGGATGAAATACTGACGGTCCTGGACGGGGACGAGCCGTACCCTGCCGCCCAGGAACTGATCGTTGCCCCGGACGCCGGCCAGGTGGTGGGGCGCCAAACCGGATTCCTCAAGGGGCCACGCTGA
- a CDS encoding ankyrin repeat domain-containing protein, with protein sequence MTDNAAVPSNPAPSNPVPSNSPGASGGPDDETLALAHTLFQAAREGDSALLGAYLDAGAPATLTNEAGDSLLMLAAYHGHAETVQLILKHGAEANTANDRGQTPLAGAAFKGYTDVARVLLDAGADPDAGSPSARAAAQMFARTEILNLLG encoded by the coding sequence ATGACTGACAACGCCGCTGTACCGTCCAACCCTGCACCGTCCAACCCTGTACCGTCCAACTCTCCCGGGGCCAGCGGTGGTCCCGACGATGAAACGCTTGCCTTGGCGCACACGCTCTTCCAGGCAGCCAGGGAGGGGGACTCGGCTTTGCTGGGCGCGTATCTCGACGCCGGCGCTCCCGCCACCTTGACCAACGAGGCTGGCGATTCCCTGTTGATGCTCGCCGCCTACCACGGCCACGCAGAGACTGTTCAGCTGATCCTGAAACACGGCGCCGAGGCGAATACCGCCAACGACCGGGGACAGACCCCGCTGGCCGGAGCCGCGTTCAAGGGCTACACCGATGTTGCCCGTGTCCTGCTGGACGCCGGCGCAGACCCGGACGCGGGATCACCGTCGGCCCGAGCCGCCGCCCAAATGTTCGCCCGCACGGAGATCCTGAATCTCCTGGGCTAG
- a CDS encoding DHA2 family efflux MFS transporter permease subunit, whose protein sequence is MENVAKPWPALWSLVIGFFMILIDSTIVSVANPRIMESLDADINAVIWVTSAYLLAYAVPLLITGRLGDRFGPKKLYLLGLVVFTLASLWCGLSANVETLIAARVLQGLGAAIMTPQTMAVITRIFPPDRRGAAMSIWGATAGMATLVGPILGGVLVDGLGWEWIFFINVPVGVVGFILAWRNVPALSTHPHRFDIPGVLLSAVGLFLLVFGIQEGETYNWGTITGPVSVWGLIIAGIAVLVLFVLWQRFNKGEPLLPLALFRDRNFSLANLGITLVGFTVTAFTLPLIFYYQLVRGLTPTQSALLMVPMALISGGLAPVVGKIVDRVNPKYLAAGGLTLMAVSLIWNSVLMQPDTPILMFLLPSAVLGLANAGIWAPLSTTATRNLPPRQAGAGSGVYNTTRQFGAVLGSAAIAVLIQSRLAAELPTGGPGGAAGEGMAFSGSLPEALHSGFATAMGQSILLPAGVILVGAAVALFFAKPQPVQGWGSATPSAKVDAGLDSAG, encoded by the coding sequence GTGGAAAACGTAGCAAAGCCCTGGCCGGCCCTGTGGTCCCTGGTGATCGGGTTCTTTATGATCCTGATCGACAGCACCATCGTGTCCGTGGCCAACCCGCGGATCATGGAAAGCCTGGATGCGGACATCAATGCGGTCATCTGGGTGACCAGCGCCTACCTGCTGGCCTACGCAGTCCCGCTGCTGATCACGGGCAGGCTCGGCGACCGGTTCGGGCCCAAGAAGCTCTATCTTCTGGGCCTTGTGGTGTTTACGCTGGCCTCGCTGTGGTGCGGACTGTCCGCCAATGTCGAGACCCTCATTGCGGCACGGGTGCTGCAGGGCCTTGGTGCGGCAATTATGACTCCGCAGACCATGGCCGTCATCACGCGGATCTTTCCGCCGGACAGGCGCGGGGCGGCAATGTCCATCTGGGGAGCAACCGCCGGTATGGCCACGCTTGTGGGGCCGATCCTGGGCGGCGTCCTGGTGGACGGCCTTGGCTGGGAATGGATCTTCTTTATCAACGTCCCGGTCGGCGTAGTGGGCTTTATCCTCGCCTGGCGCAACGTCCCCGCCCTCAGCACCCATCCGCACCGGTTCGATATCCCCGGCGTCCTGCTCAGCGCCGTCGGACTCTTCCTGCTGGTTTTCGGCATCCAGGAAGGCGAGACATACAACTGGGGCACCATCACAGGGCCTGTGAGCGTATGGGGCCTGATCATCGCGGGCATCGCCGTCCTGGTCCTGTTTGTCCTGTGGCAACGCTTCAATAAGGGCGAACCGCTGTTGCCGCTGGCCCTCTTCCGGGACCGGAACTTTTCCCTTGCCAACCTTGGAATCACCCTGGTGGGCTTTACGGTGACTGCCTTCACCCTGCCGCTGATTTTCTATTACCAACTGGTCCGTGGCCTCACGCCCACCCAGTCAGCCCTCCTGATGGTGCCCATGGCGCTGATCTCCGGTGGTCTGGCGCCCGTGGTGGGGAAGATCGTGGACCGGGTCAACCCGAAGTATCTCGCCGCTGGCGGTTTGACCCTGATGGCTGTGTCGCTGATCTGGAACTCGGTCCTGATGCAGCCGGACACGCCCATTTTGATGTTCCTGCTGCCCAGCGCCGTCCTGGGACTTGCCAATGCGGGCATTTGGGCGCCATTGAGCACCACCGCCACCCGCAACCTGCCACCGCGCCAGGCCGGTGCCGGTTCGGGGGTCTACAACACCACACGCCAGTTCGGGGCGGTTCTGGGCAGCGCTGCTATCGCCGTGCTGATCCAGTCCCGGCTGGCTGCCGAGCTTCCCACGGGCGGACCGGGCGGAGCTGCCGGCGAGGGCATGGCGTTTTCGGGCAGCCTGCCGGAGGCCCTCCACAGCGGATTCGCGACGGCGATGGGCCAGTCCATCCTGCTGCCCGCCGGAGTGATCCTGGTCGGGGCAGCAGTGGCACTGTTCTTTGCCAAGCCGCAGCCGGTTCAGGGCTGGGGCAGCGCCACCCCGTCAGCCAAGGTGGACGCTGGTCTGGATTCCGCCGGCTGA
- a CDS encoding GNAT family N-acetyltransferase, with protein sequence MTLDPGSAAIIQLAWARRLGLDDDAFSSALASGERIVRADESARTVEFVRLFGSSALVGPQWIIDAAAGIPDEEMAQHVTLLTLTRSHGGHGLGAAALFFADDLPLKQPSEEMTVSHGNPEAIELEGRCPPDDVNEVGLSDLENRYTIVHEEEGRRVPLACGAYSEWVGLLAHLGVLVDPEWRRRGLGSLAVSIAAHEALAAGLTLQWRTDVSNTGSLALARKLGLSAGGIQTSVHLG encoded by the coding sequence ATGACACTTGACCCCGGTTCCGCCGCCATCATCCAGCTTGCGTGGGCACGGCGCCTGGGACTGGACGACGACGCTTTCAGTTCTGCCCTGGCCTCCGGCGAGCGGATTGTCCGCGCCGACGAATCAGCCCGGACCGTCGAGTTCGTCCGGCTCTTTGGCAGTTCGGCGCTGGTTGGTCCGCAGTGGATCATTGACGCTGCCGCAGGCATCCCGGATGAGGAGATGGCCCAGCACGTCACGCTGCTGACGCTCACCCGCTCCCACGGCGGCCACGGACTGGGTGCGGCGGCGCTGTTTTTCGCGGATGACCTGCCGCTCAAGCAGCCCTCGGAAGAAATGACCGTCTCGCACGGCAATCCGGAAGCGATTGAGCTGGAGGGCCGCTGCCCGCCGGACGATGTGAACGAGGTGGGCCTTTCGGACCTCGAGAACCGCTACACCATCGTCCATGAGGAGGAAGGCCGCCGCGTGCCCCTCGCCTGCGGCGCCTACTCTGAGTGGGTGGGCCTGCTGGCGCACCTCGGGGTCCTGGTGGACCCGGAGTGGCGGCGCCGCGGCCTGGGCTCGCTCGCGGTGTCCATTGCCGCCCATGAAGCCCTGGCAGCAGGGCTGACGCTGCAGTGGCGCACCGACGTGAGCAACACCGGATCCCTGGCGCTGGCCCGGAAGCTCGGCCTGTCAGCCGGCGGAATCCAGACCAGCGTCCACCTTGGCTGA
- a CDS encoding ATP-dependent 6-phosphofructokinase has product MKIGILTSGGDCPGLNAVIRGAVLKGIAIHGHEFVGFLDGWRGVVEGDIIDIPRTMVRGIAKQGGTILGTSRTNPFENGGGPEVIKEHMDRLGIDAIIAIGGEGTLAAAKRLTDAGLKIVGVPKTVDNDLDATDYTFGFDTAVQIATEAIDRLRTTGESHHRCMIAEVMGRHVGWIALHAGMAAGAHAILIPEQKVSIEQITEWVNEAHARGRAPLVVVAEGFVPEHMETPHSERGLDTFGRPRLGGIADQLAPELEARTGIETRATILGHIQRGGVPSAFDRVLATRLGMAAIDSVVEGYWGTMVALKGTDIEHVGFQEALGQLKTVPQKRYDEAAVLFG; this is encoded by the coding sequence ATGAAAATTGGAATCCTCACCAGCGGTGGCGACTGCCCCGGACTGAACGCCGTGATCCGCGGAGCCGTCCTCAAAGGCATTGCCATCCACGGTCACGAATTCGTGGGTTTCCTTGACGGCTGGCGCGGCGTAGTGGAGGGCGACATCATCGATATCCCCCGCACCATGGTCCGCGGCATCGCCAAGCAGGGCGGCACCATTTTGGGCACTTCCCGCACCAATCCCTTTGAAAACGGCGGCGGGCCCGAGGTCATCAAGGAGCACATGGACCGCCTCGGCATCGACGCGATCATTGCTATCGGCGGTGAGGGAACGCTGGCCGCGGCCAAGCGCCTGACTGACGCAGGGCTGAAGATCGTGGGCGTCCCCAAGACTGTGGACAACGACCTCGACGCCACCGATTACACCTTCGGCTTCGACACCGCTGTACAGATCGCCACCGAGGCCATCGACCGGCTGCGGACCACGGGCGAATCACACCACCGCTGCATGATTGCCGAGGTGATGGGCCGGCACGTGGGGTGGATCGCCCTTCACGCCGGCATGGCAGCGGGCGCGCACGCCATCCTCATCCCGGAGCAGAAGGTCAGCATCGAGCAGATCACCGAATGGGTGAATGAAGCCCACGCCCGTGGCCGCGCACCGCTGGTAGTGGTCGCTGAAGGCTTCGTGCCCGAGCACATGGAAACCCCGCACTCCGAACGGGGCCTGGATACCTTCGGCCGGCCCCGGCTGGGCGGCATCGCGGACCAGCTCGCGCCTGAGCTCGAAGCCCGTACCGGCATCGAAACCCGCGCCACCATCCTGGGCCACATCCAGCGTGGCGGCGTGCCGTCGGCCTTCGACCGGGTTCTCGCCACCCGGCTGGGCATGGCAGCCATCGATTCCGTGGTCGAAGGCTACTGGGGCACCATGGTGGCACTGAAGGGCACGGACATCGAGCATGTGGGCTTCCAGGAGGCCCTGGGCCAGCTGAAGACCGTTCCGCAGAAGCGCTACGACGAAGCTGCTGTCCTCTTCGGCTGA
- a CDS encoding PspC domain-containing protein → MDKFFSIVRGLGLKRGPERWLGGVLGGVAAKLNVDVAFVRIAFLVFCLLPGPAVIFYLLAWVVLPDQRNVIPLQTFLERRSINRP, encoded by the coding sequence ATGGACAAGTTTTTCAGCATCGTCAGGGGCCTTGGCCTGAAACGCGGACCGGAACGCTGGCTCGGAGGGGTACTGGGAGGAGTCGCAGCCAAGCTGAACGTGGACGTGGCCTTCGTACGGATCGCTTTCCTGGTCTTCTGCCTGCTCCCCGGACCCGCCGTCATCTTCTACCTCCTGGCCTGGGTGGTCCTGCCGGACCAGCGCAACGTCATCCCGCTCCAGACATTCCTTGAGCGGCGGTCCATCAACCGTCCGTAG
- a CDS encoding PspC domain-containing protein: protein MNSQTPTPDDGQPTEPLPERDNTHPTEPLPAASSSSQGQEPVQESANESTGEPGRASTSGSTQDTSSGPYTGPSAGPYSAPTSGSYAYAGMPDQQGDFFGWVRGHGISRGQDRWIGGVSSGIAHRLGIDPLIIRGVFIVLTLFAGIGVLLYGLAWAFLPEPDGRIHVQEAGAGRWTSGMTGSLIATILGFSGLGGGFWGWGNHGFGAFLWTIFWVGGAIYLIYYLVRRNKAAAGVPAGAAAAGTNAYAAGFPTATTPPYSDVAGTGPFTGSPYGGSSSGTSTGTPSGSGYNGSGYGSGAYGGSGSGGSGSGGSGWDNTRPPQGPPPAPKVRPAGPGAPAVAIVAGSALLVGAGLKALDVTRIINLGDSANAIAWASAAAVLGLGILMMGLRGRTSGILSFFAVAALIVGGIFNVVGNNGDRMRFQQLNWSPSSIEDARNGLDVAGSRGTVDLTQLDGKAPLASDVVVPLDIAASNVTIVIPDKMPVDIKADMAMGNIHESGGNRGGVTTRESSYNSDQPGSHLIIEIDGAFSNITIEEGN, encoded by the coding sequence ATGAACTCGCAAACCCCCACCCCTGATGACGGCCAACCGACGGAGCCCCTTCCCGAACGGGACAACACACACCCCACAGAGCCACTGCCAGCGGCTTCCTCTTCCTCGCAGGGCCAGGAGCCGGTGCAGGAATCAGCTAATGAATCCACGGGCGAACCCGGCCGCGCGTCCACCAGCGGATCCACCCAGGACACCTCCAGCGGCCCCTACACCGGCCCCTCGGCCGGCCCGTATTCCGCCCCGACCTCCGGGAGCTACGCATATGCCGGAATGCCGGACCAGCAGGGAGACTTCTTCGGCTGGGTCCGCGGCCACGGCATCAGCCGTGGCCAGGACCGCTGGATCGGCGGCGTCTCCAGCGGCATTGCCCATCGCCTGGGCATCGACCCGCTGATCATCCGCGGCGTCTTCATCGTCCTGACGCTCTTCGCCGGGATCGGCGTCCTCCTCTATGGCCTGGCGTGGGCATTCCTGCCTGAGCCCGACGGCCGGATCCACGTCCAGGAAGCCGGCGCCGGGCGCTGGACCAGCGGCATGACGGGTTCCCTGATCGCCACCATCCTCGGCTTCAGCGGGCTGGGCGGCGGCTTCTGGGGCTGGGGCAACCATGGATTCGGCGCCTTCCTCTGGACCATCTTCTGGGTGGGCGGCGCCATCTACCTGATCTATTACCTGGTTCGGCGGAACAAGGCAGCAGCCGGCGTCCCGGCCGGCGCAGCAGCGGCAGGCACTAATGCATACGCGGCGGGTTTCCCCACCGCAACAACTCCTCCCTACTCCGACGTCGCGGGCACCGGTCCCTTCACCGGCAGCCCCTACGGCGGCAGTTCCTCCGGCACGTCCACCGGCACCCCGTCCGGCAGCGGCTATAACGGCAGCGGGTACGGCAGCGGTGCTTACGGTGGCAGCGGTTCCGGCGGCAGCGGTTCCGGCGGCAGCGGCTGGGACAACACGCGGCCGCCCCAGGGCCCACCGCCGGCACCCAAGGTGCGTCCCGCTGGTCCCGGTGCTCCCGCCGTCGCGATCGTTGCCGGCAGCGCCCTGCTGGTAGGTGCCGGACTCAAGGCGCTGGATGTCACCCGCATCATCAACCTGGGCGACTCCGCCAACGCCATCGCCTGGGCCAGCGCGGCAGCAGTCCTCGGCCTCGGGATCCTCATGATGGGCCTGCGCGGCAGGACATCCGGTATCCTCTCGTTCTTCGCGGTGGCAGCGCTCATCGTCGGCGGCATCTTCAACGTGGTGGGCAACAACGGCGACCGGATGCGGTTCCAGCAACTGAACTGGAGCCCGTCGAGCATCGAAGATGCCCGCAACGGCCTTGACGTCGCGGGCAGCCGCGGCACCGTCGACCTCACCCAGCTGGACGGCAAGGCCCCGCTGGCGTCCGACGTGGTGGTTCCGCTCGACATCGCGGCAAGCAACGTGACCATCGTCATCCCTGACAAAATGCCCGTGGACATCAAGGCGGACATGGCCATGGGGAACATCCATGAAAGCGGCGGCAACCGTGGCGGTGTCACCACCAGGGAAAGCAGCTACAACAGCGACCAGCCCGGCAGCCACCTGATCATCGAGATCGACGGCGCCTTCAGCAACATCACCATCGAGGAAGGCAACTGA